A region of Cucumis melo cultivar AY chromosome 2, USDA_Cmelo_AY_1.0, whole genome shotgun sequence DNA encodes the following proteins:
- the LOC103487281 gene encoding pentatricopeptide repeat-containing protein At5g50990 isoform X2 codes for MLKQRYLDCRRITCALLATSASALPAAPSNFTVTWNSIIGGCVKNARYDEAFRFFRQMLTSNIQPDGFTFASLLNACAQLGAPSNTHWVRAQMTQKKIELNSLLSCALIDAYSKCGSIQIAKEIFSNVPHSDTSVWNVMIKGLAIHGLAMDALSLFLRMEHENVLPDAITFLGILTACNHGGLIDHGRRYFELMRSRYSIQPQLEHYGVMVDLYSRAGFLEEAYSLIVTMPIEPDVVTWRTLLSGCKIYKNHKLAEVAIANMSHCKSGDYVLLSNIYCSLNRWEEAETVRKMMKINRVRKKRGKSWIELGGTTQYFKSGDRLHPESDAIDKVLCSLMKRTRSEGYMPVTELVFMDISEEEKEENLSFHSEKMALAYAILKTSPGAKISISKNLRICDDCHTWIKLVSRVLCRVIVVRDRIRFHQFEGGMCSCGDRW; via the exons ATGCTGAAGCAGAGATACTTGGACTGTAGAAGGATTACTTGTGCCCTTCTTGCGACCTCTGCCTCTGCTTTACCAGCTGCCCCTTCGAATTTTACAG TAACATGGAACTCAATCATTGGAGGTTGTGTGAAGAATGCACGGTACGATGAGGCATTTAGATTCTTTAGACAGATGCTGACGTCAAATATTCAGCCGGATGGATTTACATTTGCTTCCTTATTGAATGCATGTGCTCAACTCGGAGCTCCTAGTAACACTCATTGGGTTCGTGCTCAGATGACTCAGAAAAAAATTGAGCTTAATTCTTTATTAAGTTGTGCACTCATAGACGCTTACTCAAAATGTGGTAGCATCCAAATTGCAAAGGAAATATTTAGTAATGTTCCTCACAGTGATACTTCAGTTTGGAATGTGATGATCAAGGGGCTTGCGATTCATGGGCTTGCAATGGATGCATTATCGTTATTTTTGAGGATGGAGCATGAGAATGTTCTGCCTGATGCCATCACCTTTTTGGGTATTTTAACAGCTTGCAACCATGGTGGTTTAATTGACCATGGTCGTAGATATTTTGAGCTGATGAGAAGTCGTTATTCAATTCAGCCGCAGCTTGAGCATTATGGTGTCATGGTTGATCTTTATAGTCGAGCTGGGTTTCTGGAAGAGGCCTATTCTCTAATCGTGACAATGCCGATAGAGCCTGATGTTGTCACGTGGAGGACACTTCTAAGTGGTTGTAAAATTTACAAAAATCATAAACTTGCAGAAGTTGCTATCGCAAATATGTCTCATTGTAAGAGTGGTGATTACGTATtgttatcaaatatatattgttCTCTCAACAGATGGGAGGAAGCAGAAACAGttagaaagatgatgaaaatcAATAGAGTTCGTAAGAAACGCGGAAAAAGCTGGATTGAGTTGGGAGGTACCACTCAATACTTCAAGTCAGGTGATCGATTGCATCCAGAAAGCGATGCAATAGACAAAGTGCTATGCAGTTTGATGAAGAGAACTCGGTCGGAGGGATATATGCCTGTGACGGAGTTGGTTTTCATGGATATCTCTGAGGAGGAGAAGGAAGAGAACTTGTCTTTTCATAGCGAAAAGATGGCATTGGCTTATGCGATCTTGAAAACTAGTCCTGGGGCAAAGATCAGTATATCAAAGAACCTGCGGATCTGTGATGATTGTCATACATGGATTAAATTAGTTTCAAGAGTGCTGTGTAGAGTTATAGTAGTGAGGGATCGAATCCGGTTTCATCAATTTGAAGGTGGCATGTGTTCTTGTGGTGATCGTTGGTAG
- the LOC103487281 gene encoding pentatricopeptide repeat-containing protein At5g50990 isoform X1 — MLKQRYLDCRRITCALLATSASALPAAPSNFTDYQTLHRVLEACRLFPMNSKTVIETHARIIKFGYGNYPTLIASLVSTYQYVGCLNRVHRLLDILCSKHLDLVAMNLLIGNFMKIGECKFAKKVFYKMPFRDVVTWNSIIGGCVKNARYDEAFRFFRQMLTSNIQPDGFTFASLLNACAQLGAPSNTHWVRAQMTQKKIELNSLLSCALIDAYSKCGSIQIAKEIFSNVPHSDTSVWNVMIKGLAIHGLAMDALSLFLRMEHENVLPDAITFLGILTACNHGGLIDHGRRYFELMRSRYSIQPQLEHYGVMVDLYSRAGFLEEAYSLIVTMPIEPDVVTWRTLLSGCKIYKNHKLAEVAIANMSHCKSGDYVLLSNIYCSLNRWEEAETVRKMMKINRVRKKRGKSWIELGGTTQYFKSGDRLHPESDAIDKVLCSLMKRTRSEGYMPVTELVFMDISEEEKEENLSFHSEKMALAYAILKTSPGAKISISKNLRICDDCHTWIKLVSRVLCRVIVVRDRIRFHQFEGGMCSCGDRW; from the exons ATGCTGAAGCAGAGATACTTGGACTGTAGAAGGATTACTTGTGCCCTTCTTGCGACCTCTGCCTCTGCTTTACCAGCTGCCCCTTCGAATTTTACAG ATTATCAAACCCTTCACCGTGTTCTTGAAGCCTGCAGACTCTTCCCCATGAATTCCAAAACTGTTATTGAAACACATGCACGAATTATTAAATTTGGATATGGAAACTACCCTACTCTCATCGCTTCTCTAGTATCTACTTATCAATATGTCGGTTGCCTTAATCGGGTCCATCGACTTCTTGATATACTCTGCTCTAAGCATCTTGATTTAGTTGCAATGAACTTACTCATTGGAAACTTTATGAAAATCGGGGAGTGCAAATTTGCTAAAAAGGTATTTTATAAAATGCCTTTCCGTGATGTAGTAACATGGAACTCAATCATTGGAGGTTGTGTGAAGAATGCACGGTACGATGAGGCATTTAGATTCTTTAGACAGATGCTGACGTCAAATATTCAGCCGGATGGATTTACATTTGCTTCCTTATTGAATGCATGTGCTCAACTCGGAGCTCCTAGTAACACTCATTGGGTTCGTGCTCAGATGACTCAGAAAAAAATTGAGCTTAATTCTTTATTAAGTTGTGCACTCATAGACGCTTACTCAAAATGTGGTAGCATCCAAATTGCAAAGGAAATATTTAGTAATGTTCCTCACAGTGATACTTCAGTTTGGAATGTGATGATCAAGGGGCTTGCGATTCATGGGCTTGCAATGGATGCATTATCGTTATTTTTGAGGATGGAGCATGAGAATGTTCTGCCTGATGCCATCACCTTTTTGGGTATTTTAACAGCTTGCAACCATGGTGGTTTAATTGACCATGGTCGTAGATATTTTGAGCTGATGAGAAGTCGTTATTCAATTCAGCCGCAGCTTGAGCATTATGGTGTCATGGTTGATCTTTATAGTCGAGCTGGGTTTCTGGAAGAGGCCTATTCTCTAATCGTGACAATGCCGATAGAGCCTGATGTTGTCACGTGGAGGACACTTCTAAGTGGTTGTAAAATTTACAAAAATCATAAACTTGCAGAAGTTGCTATCGCAAATATGTCTCATTGTAAGAGTGGTGATTACGTATtgttatcaaatatatattgttCTCTCAACAGATGGGAGGAAGCAGAAACAGttagaaagatgatgaaaatcAATAGAGTTCGTAAGAAACGCGGAAAAAGCTGGATTGAGTTGGGAGGTACCACTCAATACTTCAAGTCAGGTGATCGATTGCATCCAGAAAGCGATGCAATAGACAAAGTGCTATGCAGTTTGATGAAGAGAACTCGGTCGGAGGGATATATGCCTGTGACGGAGTTGGTTTTCATGGATATCTCTGAGGAGGAGAAGGAAGAGAACTTGTCTTTTCATAGCGAAAAGATGGCATTGGCTTATGCGATCTTGAAAACTAGTCCTGGGGCAAAGATCAGTATATCAAAGAACCTGCGGATCTGTGATGATTGTCATACATGGATTAAATTAGTTTCAAGAGTGCTGTGTAGAGTTATAGTAGTGAGGGATCGAATCCGGTTTCATCAATTTGAAGGTGGCATGTGTTCTTGTGGTGATCGTTGGTAG